In Achromobacter xylosoxidans A8, a single window of DNA contains:
- a CDS encoding low temperature requirement protein A yields MTFFASANLLRRRDGHEARVTYVELFFDLVYVFAVTQISHSLLHDLTLMGALHALVLWFAVWLGWQYTCWVTNWFDPDAVPMRVMLFAVMLAGLVSGAALPGAFGATGLVFAVSYVLIQVGRTLFIVLHLGPAHPLAPNFRRMLAWLCVSAVLWVAGGLSQDGTRLALWALAVACEYLSPMIGFRFPGLGRSSTREWTIEGGHLAERCQLFVIVALGETLLISGATLADLERWNAPALIALLAAFLGTAAMWWVYFDTSSRDGSEAIVHSDDPGRIGAWFHYVHVILIAGVIVSAVANELVILHPDGRIAMPAAAALIGGPALYLAGNGIYKTVVYGRFPLSHVVGLVLLAVLAPVAFVTDNLMVGGLTTLIMILVAAWESVSRRRAHASAPQGIVE; encoded by the coding sequence ATGACCTTCTTCGCAAGCGCCAACCTGCTGCGTCGCCGCGACGGGCACGAAGCTCGCGTCACCTACGTCGAGCTGTTCTTCGACCTGGTGTACGTTTTCGCGGTCACCCAAATATCCCACAGCCTGCTGCACGATCTGACCTTGATGGGCGCGCTCCATGCGCTGGTGCTGTGGTTCGCCGTCTGGCTGGGCTGGCAGTACACCTGCTGGGTCACCAACTGGTTCGACCCCGACGCGGTGCCGATGCGCGTCATGCTGTTCGCCGTGATGCTGGCCGGGCTGGTCTCTGGCGCGGCCTTGCCGGGCGCTTTCGGGGCCACCGGACTGGTGTTCGCGGTCAGCTACGTGCTGATCCAGGTGGGCCGCACGCTGTTCATCGTGCTGCACCTGGGACCCGCGCATCCACTGGCGCCCAACTTCCGCCGCATGCTGGCCTGGCTGTGCGTATCGGCGGTCTTGTGGGTCGCTGGCGGCCTGTCTCAGGACGGCACGCGGCTGGCGCTGTGGGCGCTGGCGGTGGCCTGCGAATACTTGTCGCCCATGATCGGCTTCCGCTTTCCCGGCCTGGGCCGTTCCAGCACGCGCGAATGGACGATCGAGGGTGGACACCTGGCCGAACGCTGCCAACTGTTCGTCATCGTCGCGCTGGGCGAAACCCTGCTCATCAGCGGCGCCACGCTGGCCGACCTGGAGCGCTGGAACGCGCCCGCGCTGATCGCGCTGCTGGCGGCCTTCCTGGGTACGGCCGCCATGTGGTGGGTGTATTTCGACACCAGCAGCCGCGACGGCAGCGAGGCCATCGTGCATTCCGATGATCCAGGCCGCATCGGCGCCTGGTTCCACTATGTGCACGTCATCCTGATCGCCGGCGTGATCGTGTCCGCTGTGGCCAACGAGTTGGTCATATTGCATCCGGACGGACGCATTGCCATGCCGGCGGCTGCCGCGCTGATCGGCGGCCCGGCGCTATACCTGGCGGGCAACGGTATCTACAAGACGGTGGTCTACGGCCGTTTCCCGCTGTCGCATGTAGTGGGGTTGGTGTTGCTGGCTGTGCTGGCGCCCGTGGCCTTTGTGACCGATAACCTCATGGTGGGCGGTTTGACCACCTTGATCATGATTCTGGTGGCGGCCTGGGAAAGCGTGTCGCGGCGCAGGGCGCATGCCAGCGCACCGCAAGGAATCGTGGAGTAG
- a CDS encoding Nudix family hydrolase, producing MSEKIVDVAAGLILRPDGMLLLGQRPEGKPWAGWWELPGGKLEPGETVLQALARELQEEIGIRVTQSRPWVTYVHAYPHTTVRLAFCHVTGWEGEPRSLENQRLEWVAPAQAASVGDLLPATLPPLRWLQLPTSYGISSVGSRAGVAAFLGRLEAALARGVKLVQLREPQWPDGVASPSLHEVLQQVQKRCRAAGARVLVNSVHPAAWWREADGVHLRAADAAKLTARPELPAGALVGASAHDNAQVVHARELGADFAVLGPVLDTPSHPGAATLGWEGFVEGNRDAGIPVFALGGQSTQTVSQALRHGAHGIAGIRGLI from the coding sequence ATGTCTGAAAAGATCGTCGACGTCGCCGCCGGCCTGATCCTGCGTCCGGACGGCATGCTGCTGCTGGGGCAACGCCCCGAAGGCAAGCCCTGGGCCGGCTGGTGGGAGCTGCCCGGCGGCAAGCTCGAACCGGGCGAAACCGTGCTGCAAGCGCTGGCGCGCGAACTGCAGGAAGAAATCGGCATCCGCGTCACGCAGTCGCGCCCCTGGGTCACCTATGTGCACGCCTATCCCCACACCACGGTACGCCTGGCGTTCTGCCATGTCACCGGCTGGGAAGGCGAACCGCGCAGCCTGGAGAATCAGCGCCTGGAATGGGTCGCCCCTGCGCAAGCAGCATCGGTGGGCGATCTGTTGCCTGCCACCCTGCCCCCGCTGCGTTGGTTGCAGCTGCCCACGTCCTACGGCATCAGTTCCGTGGGTTCGCGGGCCGGCGTGGCCGCTTTCCTGGGCCGGCTGGAAGCAGCGCTGGCGCGCGGCGTGAAGCTGGTGCAGTTGCGCGAACCGCAATGGCCGGACGGCGTGGCCTCCCCTTCGCTGCATGAAGTGCTGCAGCAGGTGCAGAAGCGCTGCCGCGCCGCGGGCGCCCGGGTGCTGGTCAACAGCGTCCATCCCGCGGCTTGGTGGCGCGAAGCCGACGGCGTGCATCTGCGCGCGGCCGATGCCGCCAAGCTCACGGCGCGCCCTGAACTCCCCGCAGGCGCGCTGGTCGGCGCATCCGCACACGACAACGCCCAGGTCGTCCACGCGCGCGAACTGGGCGCCGACTTCGCGGTGCTGGGTCCCGTGCTGGATACACCCAGCCACCCCGGCGCGGCGACGCTCGGTTGGGAAGGCTTCGTCGAAGGCAATCGCGATGCCGGCATTCCCGTGTTCGCGCTGGGCGGCCAGTCCACCCAGACCGTGTCGCAGGCGCTGCGCCATGGCGCGCACGGCATTGCCGGGATACGCGGACTGATCTGA
- a CDS encoding ATP-binding protein yields the protein MTATEFSTLIQRAERVLAQLEAWLPPATPEIDWTAHAYRWRKRGARGWLDAVRHVARIDMADLQHIERQKGIIDRNTLQFLEKKPANNVLMTGARGTGKSSLVKAMLAAYGDRGLRLIEVDKSDLGDLADIVELVAARPERFIVFCDDLSFEEGEAGYKALKSVLDGSVSASGDNVLIYATSNRRHLMPEYMSENLAAKHQLDGEIHPGETVEEKISLSERFGLWLSFYPFKQDDYLDIVYHWLRELGCPEAQIEPSRTEALQWTIERGSRSGRVAYQFARDWAARHV from the coding sequence GTGACCGCAACCGAGTTCTCCACCCTTATCCAGCGCGCCGAGCGCGTGCTGGCGCAGCTGGAAGCCTGGCTTCCGCCCGCAACGCCCGAAATCGACTGGACCGCCCACGCCTACCGCTGGCGCAAGCGCGGCGCCCGCGGCTGGCTGGACGCCGTGCGCCACGTAGCGCGCATCGACATGGCGGACCTGCAGCATATCGAGCGCCAGAAGGGCATCATCGACCGCAACACGCTGCAGTTCCTCGAGAAGAAGCCCGCCAACAACGTGCTCATGACCGGCGCCCGCGGCACCGGCAAGAGCTCGCTGGTCAAGGCCATGCTGGCCGCCTACGGCGATCGCGGGCTGCGCCTGATCGAAGTGGACAAGTCGGATCTGGGCGATCTGGCCGATATCGTCGAACTGGTCGCCGCCCGCCCCGAACGCTTCATCGTGTTCTGCGACGACCTGTCGTTCGAGGAAGGCGAAGCCGGCTACAAGGCGCTGAAGTCGGTGCTGGACGGTTCGGTGTCGGCCTCGGGCGACAACGTGCTGATCTACGCCACCTCCAACCGGCGCCACCTGATGCCGGAATACATGAGCGAGAACCTGGCTGCCAAGCACCAGCTCGACGGCGAGATCCACCCCGGCGAAACGGTCGAGGAAAAGATCTCGCTGTCCGAGCGCTTCGGCCTGTGGCTGTCGTTCTACCCCTTCAAGCAGGACGACTACCTGGACATCGTCTACCACTGGCTGCGCGAGCTGGGCTGCCCGGAAGCGCAGATCGAACCCTCGCGCACCGAGGCGCTGCAATGGACCATCGAGCGCGGCTCGCGTTCGGGCCGCGTGGCGTACCAGTTCGCGCGCGACTGGGCGGCCCGCCATGTCTGA
- the argJ gene encoding bifunctional glutamate N-acetyltransferase/amino-acid acetyltransferase ArgJ produces MAVNLQIPSESEIFPVAGVEIGVTEAGIRKANRRDLTVFRFAPGTSVAGVFTRNRFCAAPVQVCQTHLAAGGPISALVINTGNANAGTGEEGLQKAKDTCAALGKLLGVPAAEILPFSTGVILEPLPLDRLVAGLPAAIADLGADHWFSAAHGIMTTDTLPKIASAKVQIGGKTVTFTGISKGAGMIRPNMATMLSFLATDAGIAQPLLAKLAGEIADASFNRITVDGDTSTNDSFIIAATGKSGVEVNAESDPAYAAVREALTAAALELATKIVRDAEGATKFMTIRVEEAGNTEEALKVAYAVAHSPLVKTAFFASDPNLGRILAAVGYAGIDDLDVSNIRLWLDEVLVAKDGGRNPAYQEADGQRVMKQAEIQVRIALGRGQVSDTVYTCDFSHEYVSINADYRS; encoded by the coding sequence ATGGCCGTTAATCTGCAGATCCCCTCCGAGTCCGAAATTTTTCCTGTTGCCGGCGTTGAAATCGGCGTTACCGAGGCCGGCATCCGCAAAGCCAACCGACGCGACCTGACCGTATTCCGCTTCGCGCCGGGCACCAGCGTGGCCGGCGTGTTCACGCGCAACCGTTTCTGCGCCGCGCCCGTGCAAGTCTGCCAGACGCATCTGGCCGCCGGCGGCCCGATCAGCGCCCTGGTCATCAACACCGGCAACGCCAACGCCGGCACCGGCGAGGAAGGCCTGCAGAAGGCCAAGGACACCTGCGCCGCGCTGGGCAAGCTGCTGGGCGTGCCCGCCGCCGAAATCCTGCCCTTCTCCACCGGCGTCATCCTCGAACCGCTGCCGCTGGACCGCCTGGTGGCAGGCCTGCCCGCCGCCATCGCCGACCTGGGCGCCGACCACTGGTTCAGCGCCGCCCACGGCATCATGACGACCGACACCCTGCCGAAGATCGCTTCGGCCAAGGTGCAGATCGGCGGCAAGACCGTCACCTTCACCGGCATCAGCAAGGGCGCCGGCATGATCCGGCCCAACATGGCCACCATGCTGAGCTTCCTGGCGACCGACGCCGGCATCGCCCAGCCGCTGCTGGCCAAGCTGGCCGGCGAAATCGCCGACGCCTCGTTCAACCGCATCACGGTCGACGGCGACACCTCCACCAACGACTCATTCATCATCGCCGCCACCGGCAAGTCGGGCGTCGAAGTGAATGCCGAATCCGATCCGGCCTACGCCGCCGTGCGCGAAGCCCTGACGGCCGCGGCGCTGGAACTGGCCACCAAGATCGTGCGCGACGCCGAAGGCGCGACCAAGTTCATGACCATCCGCGTGGAAGAAGCCGGCAATACCGAGGAAGCGCTGAAGGTGGCGTACGCCGTGGCCCACTCGCCGCTGGTCAAGACCGCCTTCTTCGCTTCGGACCCCAACCTGGGCCGCATCCTGGCCGCGGTGGGCTACGCCGGCATCGACGACCTGGACGTCTCCAATATCCGCCTGTGGCTGGACGAGGTGCTGGTGGCCAAGGACGGCGGCCGCAACCCCGCCTACCAGGAAGCCGATGGCCAGCGCGTGATGAAGCAGGCCGAGATCCAGGTGCGCATCGCACTGGGCCGCGGCCAGGTCAGCGACACGGTCTACACCTGCGACTTCTCGCACGAGTACGTGTCCATCAACGCCGACTACCGCTCCTGA
- a CDS encoding MarR family winged helix-turn-helix transcriptional regulator, with translation MTDTPDLESRAAPDDHHALRLWLRMLTCANLVESEIRSRLRTEFDTTLPRFDLMAQLQRAPKGMKMGELSRHMMVTNGNITGITDQLEKEGLVVRTKVESDRRSSLIKLTPLGKKSFARMARAHESWVKSMFGDLPEGTRNALFQALGELKLQVVATRSESAKN, from the coding sequence ATGACCGATACCCCCGACCTGGAATCGCGCGCCGCGCCCGACGACCACCATGCGTTGCGCCTGTGGCTGCGCATGCTGACCTGCGCCAATCTCGTCGAAAGCGAGATCCGCAGCCGCCTGCGCACCGAATTCGACACCACGCTGCCGCGCTTCGATCTGATGGCGCAATTGCAGCGCGCGCCCAAGGGCATGAAGATGGGCGAACTGTCGCGTCACATGATGGTCACCAACGGCAATATCACCGGCATCACCGACCAGCTCGAAAAGGAAGGCCTGGTGGTGCGCACCAAGGTCGAGTCCGACCGCCGCAGTTCGCTCATCAAGCTCACGCCGCTGGGCAAGAAAAGCTTCGCCCGCATGGCCCGCGCCCACGAATCCTGGGTCAAGTCCATGTTCGGCGACCTGCCCGAAGGCACGCGCAACGCGCTGTTCCAGGCCTTGGGCGAACTCAAGCTGCAAGTGGTGGCGACCCGCTCGGAATCGGCCAAGAACTGA
- a CDS encoding ABC transporter substrate-binding protein, with protein sequence MRLITSLLAAAALVPALASADTIKVGIANDISGPFSALGAEARDGFNLAIKQLGSKLGGQPAEFVQTDMGGNPDQARQLVTRYIQRDKVDFFTGPIGSNVALAVGPALFAAKVPYLSNNPGPSQFAGAQCNAYWFGTSYQNDAFHEAAGKVAADRGFKKMFIMAPDYPAGKDALNGFKRGYKTAPGDEVYTKLGQIDYAAELAQIRAAKPDAVYIFLPGGMGINFVKQFVSTGLAQSVKLIGPGFSADEDVIQAVGEPMLGMYNTAQWAHDLDVPQNKTFVEAFRKEYNGRYPSVYAAQAYDVIMAMDAAVKQAGGKVSDREAIVRALEKADYPSVRGSFTYGKNHYPIQSYYLRVVDKDGSGRITNKLVGKVFDKYQDVYVGECKL encoded by the coding sequence ATGCGTTTGATCACTTCCCTTCTGGCCGCCGCCGCCCTGGTGCCGGCACTGGCCAGCGCCGACACCATCAAAGTCGGCATCGCCAACGACATCTCCGGCCCGTTCTCGGCGCTGGGCGCCGAAGCCCGCGACGGCTTCAACCTGGCCATCAAGCAACTGGGCAGCAAGCTGGGCGGACAGCCCGCCGAATTCGTGCAGACCGACATGGGCGGCAACCCCGACCAGGCCCGCCAACTGGTGACGCGCTACATCCAGCGCGACAAGGTCGATTTCTTCACCGGCCCCATCGGCTCGAACGTGGCGCTGGCCGTCGGCCCCGCCCTGTTCGCGGCCAAGGTGCCGTACCTGTCGAACAACCCCGGCCCCAGCCAGTTCGCCGGCGCGCAGTGCAATGCGTACTGGTTCGGCACGTCCTACCAGAACGACGCCTTCCACGAAGCGGCCGGCAAGGTCGCGGCGGATCGCGGCTTCAAGAAGATGTTCATCATGGCCCCGGACTATCCGGCCGGCAAGGACGCCTTGAACGGCTTCAAGCGCGGCTACAAGACCGCCCCGGGCGACGAGGTCTACACCAAGCTCGGCCAGATCGACTACGCCGCCGAGCTGGCGCAGATCCGCGCCGCCAAGCCGGACGCGGTCTATATCTTCCTGCCGGGCGGCATGGGCATCAACTTCGTCAAGCAGTTCGTCTCGACCGGCCTGGCGCAGAGCGTCAAGCTGATCGGCCCGGGCTTCTCGGCCGACGAGGACGTGATCCAGGCCGTGGGCGAACCCATGCTGGGCATGTACAACACGGCGCAGTGGGCGCATGACCTGGACGTGCCGCAGAACAAGACCTTCGTCGAAGCCTTCCGCAAGGAATACAACGGCCGCTATCCCTCGGTGTACGCCGCCCAGGCTTATGACGTGATCATGGCCATGGACGCCGCCGTCAAGCAGGCCGGCGGCAAGGTCTCCGACCGCGAAGCCATCGTGCGCGCACTGGAAAAGGCCGACTACCCCTCGGTGCGCGGCAGCTTCACCTACGGCAAGAACCACTATCCCATCCAGTCCTACTACCTGCGCGTCGTCGACAAGGACGGCAGCGGCCGCATCACCAACAAGCTGGTGGGCAAGGTGTTCGACAAGTACCAGGACGTCTACGTCGGCGAGTGCAAGCTGTAG
- a CDS encoding branched-chain amino acid ABC transporter permease, translated as MTFTLIVEQLLNGLQFGLMLFLIAAGLTLVFGIMDIMNLAHGSLYMAGAYVAAETMQRTGSFTAAVLVAAVATGIVGVVLELTLIRRLALRDHLAQVLGTYAVILIANDLVKMIWGPAPVMLNMPAALSGPVRLLPDLLYPAYRLMIIVFGVAAAAGLYWFVTRTRAGVLVRAGASNRQMATLMGVRVPLLFLGVFVLGAMLAAVAGALLGPITSVQVGMGEEILILVLVCIVIGGIGSIRGAFVGALLVGMVDTAGRAFLPMLLRQVFSPAVASSVGPTLAAIAIYVLMAAVLVFRPSGLFPARG; from the coding sequence ATGACGTTTACGCTGATCGTCGAGCAATTGCTGAACGGTCTGCAGTTTGGGTTGATGTTGTTTTTGATCGCGGCCGGGCTGACCCTGGTGTTCGGCATCATGGACATCATGAATCTGGCTCACGGCTCGCTCTACATGGCCGGCGCCTATGTCGCCGCCGAGACCATGCAGCGCACAGGTTCATTCACCGCCGCCGTCCTGGTGGCGGCCGTCGCCACCGGCATCGTCGGCGTGGTGCTGGAACTCACGCTGATCCGCCGCCTTGCGCTGCGGGACCACCTGGCCCAGGTGCTGGGCACCTACGCCGTCATTCTCATCGCCAACGATCTGGTCAAGATGATCTGGGGGCCGGCGCCCGTCATGCTGAACATGCCGGCCGCGCTGTCCGGCCCGGTCCGGCTGCTGCCGGATCTGCTGTATCCCGCCTATCGCCTCATGATCATCGTGTTCGGCGTGGCCGCCGCCGCGGGCCTGTATTGGTTCGTGACGCGCACCCGCGCCGGCGTGCTGGTGCGGGCGGGCGCGTCCAACCGCCAGATGGCGACCCTGATGGGCGTGCGCGTGCCGCTGCTGTTCCTGGGCGTGTTCGTGCTGGGCGCCATGCTGGCCGCCGTGGCCGGCGCCCTGCTCGGTCCGATCACCTCGGTGCAGGTGGGCATGGGCGAGGAAATCCTGATCCTGGTGCTGGTGTGCATCGTCATCGGCGGCATCGGCTCGATCCGCGGCGCCTTTGTCGGCGCGCTGCTGGTGGGCATGGTGGACACGGCGGGGCGGGCCTTCCTGCCCATGTTGCTGCGCCAGGTCTTTTCCCCGGCCGTGGCTTCCAGTGTCGGACCGACGCTGGCCGCCATCGCCATTTACGTATTGATGGCGGCAGTGCTGGTGTTCCGGCCCTCCGGCTTGTTTCCGGCGCGGGGTTGA
- a CDS encoding branched-chain amino acid ABC transporter permease, which yields MKSIIWTVVLLAALAVFPLVAPALGLDFYISFVRRVLIYALAATSLNLILGYGGMVALGHAAFFGAGAYAVGILAMSGVTSALIVWPAAMLLAAVLACITGAISLRTRGVYFIMITLAFAQMLFYIFISLRQYGGEDGLNLPGYSTLPGIDLAHDVSFYYLVLALFALIMWVFSRVVASRFGTALQGIRENESRMESMGYPVYRIKLMAFTLSGAVAGLAGALLANHNLFISPSLMHWTQSANLLIMVLVGGIGLRYGGVAGAVVMLTLEEVLRLWTEYWHLPLGVLLLCVVFGAPRGLVGLFGPLFSGRAAAPQSGKVGS from the coding sequence ATGAAATCCATCATCTGGACCGTGGTCCTGCTGGCCGCGCTGGCCGTCTTCCCCCTGGTGGCGCCGGCGCTGGGCCTGGACTTCTATATTTCCTTCGTGCGGCGCGTGCTGATCTACGCGCTGGCTGCAACCAGCTTGAATCTGATCCTGGGTTATGGCGGCATGGTGGCGCTGGGGCATGCGGCTTTCTTCGGCGCGGGCGCCTACGCGGTCGGCATCCTGGCCATGTCGGGCGTCACTTCCGCGTTGATCGTCTGGCCGGCGGCCATGCTGCTGGCGGCGGTGCTGGCCTGCATCACCGGGGCGATTTCGCTGCGCACCCGCGGCGTGTACTTCATCATGATCACGCTGGCCTTCGCGCAGATGCTGTTCTATATCTTTATCTCGCTACGCCAGTATGGCGGCGAGGACGGGCTGAATCTGCCGGGCTATTCCACCCTGCCTGGCATCGACCTGGCGCATGACGTCAGCTTCTACTACCTGGTACTGGCGCTGTTCGCGCTGATCATGTGGGTATTCAGCCGTGTGGTGGCCTCGCGCTTTGGCACCGCCCTGCAAGGCATACGCGAAAACGAATCGCGCATGGAATCCATGGGGTATCCGGTCTATCGCATCAAGCTGATGGCCTTCACGCTGAGCGGCGCGGTGGCCGGCCTGGCCGGCGCGCTGCTGGCCAACCACAACCTCTTCATCTCGCCCAGCCTGATGCACTGGACCCAGTCGGCCAACCTGCTGATCATGGTGCTGGTGGGCGGCATCGGCTTGCGCTATGGCGGGGTGGCCGGCGCCGTGGTCATGTTGACCCTGGAAGAAGTGCTGCGCCTGTGGACCGAATACTGGCACCTGCCCCTGGGGGTGCTGCTGCTGTGCGTGGTGTTCGGCGCGCCGCGGGGCCTGGTCGGGCTGTTCGGCCCGCTGTTCAGCGGCCGCGCCGCTGCTCCCCAATCCGGCAAGGTGGGATCATGA
- a CDS encoding ABC transporter ATP-binding protein, which translates to MNAAVTPALQATGLVRRFGALVATDNVSLSLNPGEIHALIGPNGAGKSTLIHLLSGTLTADSGTLKVGGRDVTGMNAHQRVSAGLSRSYQITNIFKQSSVLDNLVLAVQAHAGSSFRFWKPRAAESALYEQARELARECAIDASLLERPAGTLPHGEQRKVEFALALAARPDVLLLDEPMAGMGPDETVRLTELIESMRGRAAMLLVEHDMQAVFRLADRLSVLVYGRVIATGTPDEIRANPEVRQAYLGDEETA; encoded by the coding sequence ATGAACGCTGCCGTAACGCCGGCCTTGCAGGCTACGGGATTGGTGCGCCGCTTTGGCGCGCTGGTCGCCACCGACAATGTGTCGCTGTCCCTGAACCCGGGCGAAATCCACGCCCTGATCGGCCCCAACGGCGCGGGCAAGTCCACGCTGATCCACCTGCTGTCCGGCACCTTGACGGCGGATTCGGGCACGCTGAAAGTGGGCGGCCGCGACGTTACTGGCATGAACGCCCATCAGCGCGTGTCCGCCGGGCTGTCGCGGTCCTACCAAATCACCAATATCTTCAAGCAGTCCTCCGTGCTGGACAACCTGGTGCTGGCGGTGCAGGCGCACGCGGGCAGCAGCTTCCGCTTCTGGAAGCCGCGCGCCGCCGAATCGGCCCTGTACGAACAGGCGCGCGAATTGGCGCGGGAATGCGCCATCGACGCCAGCCTGCTGGAGCGCCCGGCCGGCACCTTGCCGCACGGCGAACAGCGCAAGGTCGAATTTGCGCTGGCCCTGGCCGCGCGGCCCGACGTGCTGCTGCTGGACGAGCCCATGGCGGGCATGGGGCCCGACGAAACCGTGCGCCTGACCGAATTGATCGAATCCATGCGCGGCCGCGCCGCCATGCTGCTGGTCGAACACGATATGCAGGCGGTGTTCCGCCTGGCCGACCGCCTGTCGGTGCTGGTGTACGGCCGCGTGATCGCGACCGGCACCCCTGATGAAATCCGCGCCAACCCGGAAGTGCGGCAAGCCTACCTGGGCGACGAGGAGACCGCGTGA
- a CDS encoding ABC transporter ATP-binding protein, whose product MLTIESAKSGYGASQVLFGVDLQIGAGQVVTLLGRNGMGKTTLLRTLFGQLPLRGGKIQFAGQDISGWSPDRIARVGVAIVPEGRQCFPNLTVREHLTAFVAGRNPDIGEPWTPERVFELFPRLHERARNMGNQLSGGEQQMLAIGRALVTNPRLLILDEATEGLAPKIREEIWNCLARLRQAGQTILVIDKYVERLLSLADRHVILERGKVVWTGDSQALDADRGLWERYLGV is encoded by the coding sequence ATGCTGACCATCGAATCCGCCAAGAGCGGCTACGGCGCCAGCCAGGTGCTGTTCGGCGTGGACCTGCAGATCGGCGCGGGCCAGGTCGTGACCCTGCTGGGCCGCAACGGCATGGGCAAGACCACGCTGCTGCGCACCCTGTTCGGCCAGTTGCCCCTGCGCGGCGGCAAGATCCAGTTCGCCGGCCAGGACATCAGCGGCTGGAGCCCGGACCGCATCGCGCGGGTCGGCGTGGCCATCGTGCCGGAAGGGCGGCAGTGCTTCCCCAACCTGACGGTGCGCGAGCACCTGACGGCCTTCGTCGCCGGCCGCAATCCGGACATCGGCGAACCCTGGACGCCGGAACGGGTCTTCGAACTCTTTCCGCGCCTGCACGAGCGTGCCCGCAACATGGGCAACCAGCTCTCGGGCGGCGAACAGCAGATGCTGGCCATCGGCCGGGCGCTGGTCACCAATCCCCGGCTGCTGATCCTGGACGAGGCCACCGAAGGCCTGGCGCCCAAGATCCGCGAGGAAATCTGGAATTGCCTGGCCCGCCTGCGCCAGGCCGGCCAGACCATCCTGGTCATCGACAAATATGTCGAACGGCTGCTGAGCCTGGCCGACCGCCACGTGATCCTGGAACGTGGCAAAGTGGTGTGGACCGGCGACTCCCAGGCCCTGGACGCCGACCGCGGCCTGTGGGAACGCTACCTGGGCGTGTAG